A single genomic interval of Amblyomma americanum isolate KBUSLIRL-KWMA chromosome 11, ASM5285725v1, whole genome shotgun sequence harbors:
- the LOC144110757 gene encoding PAT complex subunit Asterix, with protein MHASNNVSDPRRADRINRYKPPAAGTPGDDPTPDYMNVLSMIFSMCGLMLKLKWCAWVALYCSSISFANSRINDDTKQILSSFMLSISAVVMTYLQNPQPMTLPWSS; from the exons ATGCATGCCAGCAACAACGTCAGCGATCCGCGTAGAGCGGATAGGATTAACAG ATACAAGCCGCCTGCAGCCGGCACTCCAGGGGATGACCCAACGCCAGATTACATGAACGTCCTTTCCATGATATTCAGCATGTGTGGTCTCATGCTGAAG ctcaaATGGTGTGCCTGGGTAGCCCTCTACTGTTCCAGCATCAGTTTTGCAAACTCAAGGATAAATGACGACACAAAACAGATTCTGAGTAGCTTCAT GCTGTCAATTTCCGCCGTGGTCATGACGTACCTGCAGAACCCTCAACCCATGACACTGCCCTGGTCGTCGTGA